A part of Schistosoma mansoni strain Puerto Rico chromosome W, complete genome genomic DNA contains:
- a CDS encoding putative protein kinase C, mu: protein MEKLAGDMLEMILGSPQGRLTERVTKYLATQILVALRYLHLRSIVHCDLKPENVLLAIPPNTDVNNMGLPEVSQDYICWCDLRRLEATLSNESRFLTANADDARWERYREKWNSEIDAEPRNRVSDKTSRKLPTWKELAWRTDISI, encoded by the exons ATGGAAAAGCTAGCAGGTGACATGCTGGAAATGATCCTTGGATCGCCACAAGGTCGACTGACAGAGCGAGTTACGAAATACCTGGCAACACAAATACTAGTTGCTCTGCGATATCTCCACCTGCGAAGCATAGTACATTGTGATCTCAAGCCAGAAAATGTCCTTTTGGCTATACCACCCAACACAGATGTAAATAATATGGGGCTGCCGGAAGTTTCTCAG GACTACATATGTTGGTGCGACTTACGTCGGTTGGAAGCCACACTCTCAAATGAAAGTCGGTTTCTTACTGCGAATGCAGATGACGCACGGTGGGAAAGATATCGTGAAAAATGGAACAGCGAGATTGATGCAGAACCAAGGAACCGTGTTTCCGATAAGACGTCACGCAAGCTTCCTACATGGAAGGAACTCGCTTGGAGAACAGACATAAGTATTTAG
- a CDS encoding putative e1b-55kD-associated protein: MLQEWTNVEALLRFSVNGVDQGECFRVQKSQLGEHSALFPHVYVKNVEFACNFGQENQSPWFSPNIPSDDPLSWQQMNCLPLSCRVHGRCPPQSKSECEVIMMVGLPGAGKTYFAEQQKTEHREKQYNILGTNLILDKMKVMGIARQRNYHGRWDVLIDKATKCLNTLISMACMRRRNYILDQTNVYPSAQRRKMRPFEGFKRKAIVIVPTDEEFRRRIAQREKEEGKEVPETAVLEMKANFGIPRPVSEDPSSVFDEVIFTELGLDDAKVLVTQYNQEGQTNRQPPEKRQRWDGGNRDRDDSRNSRFRGRDSRDRGRDMPRGRRDDFRSSPNRRNDDRGRRDYRGGYNASRDRSREGDRFDRNSDRESFGRQPSGRYGGGPPGGRFGPPNRGPFPSGMSGPGGFGGFDNSRGGMMRSGPARGGFTAPNFDSRAGRGAYRGSMDRGNPGYGGPNDTMYNRFDGNAGDAEPIGNAYDMSEASLSQPPYEGGPMSGGFRGGYGGSGRGVQMQGSRGAPGRGGTSMGRGAVAPGRAANTDRGVDRGQLGRNAPVSGRGGAQPDRDMIGGFPDDSQQYNMYGGAEGYQNPAEEQYPGPPNDDYRNRRFGGPGPYNANALQKPSGGSYSAYQRGNPPFSGGPAGYPNAPGGGYNRGSLPSYGNPNSASNYPNSYTGDQGNFTNPSSDPYSGGMASDRSGRPGMQQNSGGPFGGSHAYGTSDPDKTAMSQNEHSSTDSSSLYASGAARYSDNHPSATNIPPGPRQSRFDTKPETNTTSQTSAYNSYALGSSYPGGFTSNGNQKATIQPSNPPGGPRSGRSRFDVGPPASQPIPPAAPVQSTTYNPPSQSVNRPQPQVQQTATSTQQAQPQSYGYGYSTQNTKLDGSSNQNAPPVSQSYGAYNYGYGYGTYGSQTAQPSATVNRCAPTTGTTQQSLYASAVADKPQLTQQTAAPAVSSATTTTATSDHSTPAAAAYASYYYGAPQSATGSTQGAGKYDAAMAAAQQFNAWQQQQQPSAVSGSVSSSVPSAPTATVTPQTPAANPYASYYPGYSTYPSGYGTIPVGGAPPGGVPTAAAPPAMSQYYTGYR, translated from the exons ATGCTTCAGGAATGGACAAATGTTGAAGCTCTGTTAAGGTTTAGTGTCAATGGTGTGGACCAAGGGGAGTGCTTCCGTGTTCAAAAGTCGCAGTTAGGAGAACATTCTGCTTTGTTTCCGCACGTGTACGTAAAGAACGTTGAGTTTGCCTGCAACTTCGGTCAAGAAAATCAGTCTCCTTGGTTTAGTCCTAATATCCCGTCCG ACGATCCTTTATCTTGGCAACAAATGAACTGTTTACCCCTATCTTGTCGCGTGCATGGTCGCTGCCCACCTCAATCAAAGTCTGAGTGTGAAGTGATCATGATGGTAGGACTACCGGGAGCAGGAAAAACGTATTTCGCTGAGCAACAGAAAACAGAGCATCGTGAGAAGCAATATAATATACTGGGAACCAACCTTATTTTAGATAAAATGAAA GTAATGGGCATTGCACGACAACGTAATTATCACGGGAGATGGGATGTTTTGATTGACAAAGCAACGAAGTGTTTGAATACACTTATTAGTATGGCGTGTATGCGCCGTCGTAATTACATTTTGGATCAG ACAAATGTGTACCCGTCAGCACAGCGCCGTAAAATGCGTCCATTTGAAGGTTTCAAGCGAAAGGCCATTGTTATCGTTCCTACTGACGAAGAATTCAGGCGGCGAATTGCCCAACGGGAAAAAGAGGAGGGCAAAGAAGTGCCTGAAACTGCAGTTCTCGAGATGAAAG CAAATTTTGGAATTCCTAGACCTGTATCTGAAGATCCCTCTAGCGTTTTTGATGAGGTTATCTTTACCGAACTTGGTCTAGATGATGCAAAAGTCCTAGTTACTCAATACAATCAAGAAGGACAGACGAACAGGCAACCACCAGAAAAGCGCCAGCGTTGGGACGGTGGAAATCGTGACCGGGATGACTCACGGAATTCACGTTTCCGCGGGCGGGATAGCCGAGATCGTGGTCGTGACATGCCGCGTGGACGACGAGATGATTTTCGAAGCTCTCCGAACCGCCGAAATGATGATCGTGGTCGCCGTGACTACAG AGGCGGTTACAATGCTTCACGTGATCGAAGTCGTGAGGGAGATCGCTTCGATCGAA ATAGCGACCGAGAGTCATTTGGTCGTCAGCCCAGTGGAAGGTATGGTGGTGGTCCTCCTGGTGGTCGTTTCGGGCCTCCGAATCGTGGACCGTTTCCAAGTGGGATGTCTGGCCCGGGTGGATTTGGAGGTTTCGACAACTCCCGCGGTGGCATGATGAGGAGCGGCCCTGCAAGAGGCGGTTTCACTGCACCGAATTTTGATTCGCGTGCTGGACGAGGTGCCTATCGTGGTTCAATGGACCGAGGGAACCCAGGTTATGGTGGGCCAAATGACACTATGTATAATCGCTTTGATGGTAATGCAGGTGATGCAGAGCCGATTGGCAATGCCTATGATATGAGCGAAGCCTCACTTTCTCAGCCGCCGTATGAAG GCGGCCCAATGAGTGGAGGCTTTAGAGGAGGGTACGGAGGTAGTGGTCGCGGTGTCCAAATGCAGGGATCTCGCGGAGCCCCCGGTCGTGGTGGGACGTCTATGGGACGTGGGGCAGTCGCCCCAGGACGCGCAGCTAATACTGACAGGGGTGTTGATCGTGGTCAACTGGGTCGTAACGCACCCGTTTCCGGTCGTGGCGGTGCTCAGCCTGATCGTGATATGATTGGCGGATTTCCCGACGATAGCCAACAGTATAATATGTACGGTGGTGCGGAAGGTTATCAAAATCCAGCTGAGGAGCAATATCCGGGGCCACCAAATGATGATTATCGAAACAGACGTTTTGGCGGACCAGGTCCCTACAACGCAAACGCATTGCAAAAGCCCTCTGGTGGTAGTTATTCTGCCTATCAAAGAGGCAATCCTCCGTTCTCAGGTGGTCCAGCAGGATATCCAAATGCGCCTGGTGGTGGTTACAATCGAGGGAGTCTCCCTTCATATGGGAATCCTAATTCTGCTTCTAATTATCCCAACTCATATACTGGTGATCAGGGTAATTTCACAAACCCTAGCTCAGATCCTTACAGTGGAGGTATGGCGTCAGACAGATCTGGGAGACCTGGAATGCAACAAAATTCAGGTGGTCCTTTCGGAGGATCTCACGCCTATGGTACCAGTGATCCTGATAAAACAGCCATGTCACAGAATGAACATTCAAGTACAGATAGTTCCAGCTTGTATGCATCTGGTGCTGCTCGCTATTCCGACAACCACCCCTCTGCTACCAATATCCCTCCCGGTCCTAGACAATCACGTTTTGATACCAAACCAGAAACCAATACTACTTCACAGACAAGTGCATATAATAGCTATGCTTTGGGATCCAGTTATCCAGGCGGATTTACTTCAAATGGTAATCAAAAAGCAACTATTCAACCATCTAATCCTCCTGGGGGTCCCAGGTCTGGCCGCAGTCGGTTTGATGTTGGACCGCCTGCTTCACAACCGATCCCTCCAGCTGCACCCGTACAGAGCACTACTTATAATCCACCATCACAATCAGTTAATCGGCCGCAACCTCAAGTACAACAAACTGCAACATCAACCCAG cAAGCTCAACCGCAAAGTTACGGGTATGGTTATTCTACTCAGAATACAAAACTGGATGGAAGTAGTAATCAAAACGCCCCTCCTGTTAGTCAATCTTATGGTGCTTACAACTATGGATACGGATACGGTACGTACGGGTCGCAAACTGCTCAGCCATCCGCAACCGTTAATCGATGTGCACCCACAACTGGTACCACCCAGCAGTCACTATATGCCTCAGCTGTTGCTGACAAACCTCAACTAACTCAACAGACAGCCGCGCCAGCAGTTTCTTCCGCCACCACCACTACTGCCACATCTGACCATTCGACGCCGGCTGCAGCAGCTTATGCCTCCTATTACTATGGTGCTCCCCAAAGTGCTACTGGAAGTACTCAAGGAGCTGGGAAGTACGATGCAGCGATGGCTGCTGCACAACAGTTTAACGCGTGGCAACAACAGCAGCAACCTTCGGCTGTGTCTGGTAGTGTATCCAGCAGCGTCCCAAGTGCTCCAACCGCAACAGTAACACCACAGACACCAGCCGCAAATCCTTATGCAAGCTATTACCCTGGGTATTCTACTTATCCATCTGGGTATGGTACTATCCCAGTTGGCGGTGCTCCTCCAGGTGGGGTCCCAACTGCTGCCGCTCCGCCAGCAATGAGTCAATATTACACCGGTTATCGCTAA
- a CDS encoding putative e1b-55kD-associated protein, which translates to MSEEIDVSKLKVPELRAELGRRGLNTFGTKQILMDRLNDALKSASPNSDKKQPADPEEQPHLASANLSRQPSQNSGRDVLDSSPKVSPQRGCENGLANEKDSSPGDQHQKPEQENLKRRRSPSHSPRRRSRSRDRDSRRSPRRRSRSPQVKSRMVPEPDNWEESASVFLDTYNCDLNLMTDATSFQAKPLTEGGFSLMWAGVRANYGSISGKSFFEVRVVKNLPVENYDSLVGGATHVLRVGWSTEDTDFTLGEEPQSFGYGGTGKKSTNNKFTDYGCTFGEGDVVGAFIEWTNVEALLRFSVNGVDQGECFRVQKSQLGEHSALFPHVYVKNVEFACNFGQENQSPWFSPNIPSDDPLSWQQMNCLPLSCRVHGRCPPQSKSECEVIMMVGLPGAGKTYFAEQQKTEHREKQYNILGTNLILDKMKVMGIARQRNYHGRWDVLIDKATKCLNTLISMACMRRRNYILDQTNVYPSAQRRKMRPFEGFKRKAIVIVPTDEEFRRRIAQREKEEGKEVPETAVLEMKANFGIPRPVSEDPSSVFDEVIFTELGLDDAKVLVTQYNQEGQTNRQPPEKRQRWDGGNRDRDDSRNSRFRGRDSRDRGRDMPRGRRDDFRSSPNRRNDDRGRRDYRGGYNASRDRSREGDRFDRNSDRESFGRQPSGRYGGGPPGGRFGPPNRGPFPSGMSGPGGFGGFDNSRGGMMRSGPARGGFTAPNFDSRAGRGAYRGSMDRGNPGYGGPNDTMYNRFDGNAGDAEPIGNAYDMSEASLSQPPYEGGPMSGGFRGGYGGSGRGVQMQGSRGAPGRGGTSMGRGAVAPGRAANTDRGVDRGQLGRNAPVSGRGGAQPDRDMIGGFPDDSQQYNMYGGAEGYQNPAEEQYPGPPNDDYRNRRFGGPGPYNANALQKPSGGSYSAYQRGNPPFSGGPAGYPNAPGGGYNRGSLPSYGNPNSASNYPNSYTGDQGNFTNPSSDPYSGGMASDRSGRPGMQQNSGGPFGGSHAYGTSDPDKTAMSQNEHSSTDSSSLYASGAARYSDNHPSATNIPPGPRQSRFDTKPETNTTSQTSAYNSYALGSSYPGGFTSNGNQKATIQPSNPPGGPRSGRSRFDVGPPASQPIPPAAPVQSTTYNPPSQSVNRPQPQVQQTATSTQQAQPQSYGYGYSTQNTKLDGSSNQNAPPVSQSYGAYNYGYGYGTYGSQTAQPSATVNRCAPTTGTTQQSLYASAVADKPQLTQQTAAPAVSSATTTTATSDHSTPAAAAYASYYYGAPQSATGSTQGAGKYDAAMAAAQQFNAWQQQQQPSAVSGSVSSSVPSAPTATVTPQTPAANPYASYYPGYSTYPSGYGTIPVGGAPPGGVPTAAAPPAMSQYYTGYR; encoded by the exons ATGAGTGAGGAAATCGATGTGTCTAAGTTGAAAGTACCGGAGTTGAGAGCCGAGTTAGGTAGGCGAGGTCTCAATACCTTCGGAACAAAGCAAATTTTAATGGATCGCCTAAATGACGCTCTCAAATCGGCATCTCCTAATTCTGATAAAAAGCAACCAGCAG ACCCTGAAGAACAACCACACTTGGCGTCTGCCAATCTGTCAAGGCAACCGAGTCAGAACTCGGGACGTGATGTGCTGGATTCAAGTCCTAAAGTGTCTCCACAACGTGGGTGTGAGAATGGG TTAGCGAATGAAAAGGATAGTAGTCCAGGTGATCAACATCAAAAACCAGAACAAGAAAACCTCAAACGTAGGCGCTCACCATCACACTCTCCCCGTCGCAGATCTAGGTCACGAGACAGGGACTCTCGCAGGTCACCCCGTAGACGTTCCAGATCCCCACAGGTCAAATCAAGAATGGTTCCGGAACCAGATAATTGGGAAGAAAGCGCATCTGTCTTCCTAGACACCTACAATTGTGATTTGAATCTCATGACCGATGCTACTAGCTTTCAGGCTAAGCCTCTGACTGAGGGTGGTTTCTCACTAATGTGGGCTGGAGTAAGAGCAAATTACGGCTCAATATCTGGGAAG TCATTTTTCGAAGTACGAGTAGTAAAAAATCTCCCGGTGGAGAACTATGATAGTTTGGTCGGTGGGGCAACTCACGTACTACGAGTGGGCTGGTCTACAGAAGACACCGACTTCACTCTTGGTGAAGAGCCTCAATCTTTTGGCTATGGGGGTACGGGAAAAAAGTCTACAAACAATAAGTTTACTGACTATGGTTGTACATTTGGAGAAGGTGATGTCGTTGGTGCTTTCATC GAATGGACAAATGTTGAAGCTCTGTTAAGGTTTAGTGTCAATGGTGTGGACCAAGGGGAGTGCTTCCGTGTTCAAAAGTCGCAGTTAGGAGAACATTCTGCTTTGTTTCCGCACGTGTACGTAAAGAACGTTGAGTTTGCCTGCAACTTCGGTCAAGAAAATCAGTCTCCTTGGTTTAGTCCTAATATCCCGTCCG ACGATCCTTTATCTTGGCAACAAATGAACTGTTTACCCCTATCTTGTCGCGTGCATGGTCGCTGCCCACCTCAATCAAAGTCTGAGTGTGAAGTGATCATGATGGTAGGACTACCGGGAGCAGGAAAAACGTATTTCGCTGAGCAACAGAAAACAGAGCATCGTGAGAAGCAATATAATATACTGGGAACCAACCTTATTTTAGATAAAATGAAA GTAATGGGCATTGCACGACAACGTAATTATCACGGGAGATGGGATGTTTTGATTGACAAAGCAACGAAGTGTTTGAATACACTTATTAGTATGGCGTGTATGCGCCGTCGTAATTACATTTTGGATCAG ACAAATGTGTACCCGTCAGCACAGCGCCGTAAAATGCGTCCATTTGAAGGTTTCAAGCGAAAGGCCATTGTTATCGTTCCTACTGACGAAGAATTCAGGCGGCGAATTGCCCAACGGGAAAAAGAGGAGGGCAAAGAAGTGCCTGAAACTGCAGTTCTCGAGATGAAAG CAAATTTTGGAATTCCTAGACCTGTATCTGAAGATCCCTCTAGCGTTTTTGATGAGGTTATCTTTACCGAACTTGGTCTAGATGATGCAAAAGTCCTAGTTACTCAATACAATCAAGAAGGACAGACGAACAGGCAACCACCAGAAAAGCGCCAGCGTTGGGACGGTGGAAATCGTGACCGGGATGACTCACGGAATTCACGTTTCCGCGGGCGGGATAGCCGAGATCGTGGTCGTGACATGCCGCGTGGACGACGAGATGATTTTCGAAGCTCTCCGAACCGCCGAAATGATGATCGTGGTCGCCGTGACTACAG AGGCGGTTACAATGCTTCACGTGATCGAAGTCGTGAGGGAGATCGCTTCGATCGAA ATAGCGACCGAGAGTCATTTGGTCGTCAGCCCAGTGGAAGGTATGGTGGTGGTCCTCCTGGTGGTCGTTTCGGGCCTCCGAATCGTGGACCGTTTCCAAGTGGGATGTCTGGCCCGGGTGGATTTGGAGGTTTCGACAACTCCCGCGGTGGCATGATGAGGAGCGGCCCTGCAAGAGGCGGTTTCACTGCACCGAATTTTGATTCGCGTGCTGGACGAGGTGCCTATCGTGGTTCAATGGACCGAGGGAACCCAGGTTATGGTGGGCCAAATGACACTATGTATAATCGCTTTGATGGTAATGCAGGTGATGCAGAGCCGATTGGCAATGCCTATGATATGAGCGAAGCCTCACTTTCTCAGCCGCCGTATGAAG GCGGCCCAATGAGTGGAGGCTTTAGAGGAGGGTACGGAGGTAGTGGTCGCGGTGTCCAAATGCAGGGATCTCGCGGAGCCCCCGGTCGTGGTGGGACGTCTATGGGACGTGGGGCAGTCGCCCCAGGACGCGCAGCTAATACTGACAGGGGTGTTGATCGTGGTCAACTGGGTCGTAACGCACCCGTTTCCGGTCGTGGCGGTGCTCAGCCTGATCGTGATATGATTGGCGGATTTCCCGACGATAGCCAACAGTATAATATGTACGGTGGTGCGGAAGGTTATCAAAATCCAGCTGAGGAGCAATATCCGGGGCCACCAAATGATGATTATCGAAACAGACGTTTTGGCGGACCAGGTCCCTACAACGCAAACGCATTGCAAAAGCCCTCTGGTGGTAGTTATTCTGCCTATCAAAGAGGCAATCCTCCGTTCTCAGGTGGTCCAGCAGGATATCCAAATGCGCCTGGTGGTGGTTACAATCGAGGGAGTCTCCCTTCATATGGGAATCCTAATTCTGCTTCTAATTATCCCAACTCATATACTGGTGATCAGGGTAATTTCACAAACCCTAGCTCAGATCCTTACAGTGGAGGTATGGCGTCAGACAGATCTGGGAGACCTGGAATGCAACAAAATTCAGGTGGTCCTTTCGGAGGATCTCACGCCTATGGTACCAGTGATCCTGATAAAACAGCCATGTCACAGAATGAACATTCAAGTACAGATAGTTCCAGCTTGTATGCATCTGGTGCTGCTCGCTATTCCGACAACCACCCCTCTGCTACCAATATCCCTCCCGGTCCTAGACAATCACGTTTTGATACCAAACCAGAAACCAATACTACTTCACAGACAAGTGCATATAATAGCTATGCTTTGGGATCCAGTTATCCAGGCGGATTTACTTCAAATGGTAATCAAAAAGCAACTATTCAACCATCTAATCCTCCTGGGGGTCCCAGGTCTGGCCGCAGTCGGTTTGATGTTGGACCGCCTGCTTCACAACCGATCCCTCCAGCTGCACCCGTACAGAGCACTACTTATAATCCACCATCACAATCAGTTAATCGGCCGCAACCTCAAGTACAACAAACTGCAACATCAACCCAG cAAGCTCAACCGCAAAGTTACGGGTATGGTTATTCTACTCAGAATACAAAACTGGATGGAAGTAGTAATCAAAACGCCCCTCCTGTTAGTCAATCTTATGGTGCTTACAACTATGGATACGGATACGGTACGTACGGGTCGCAAACTGCTCAGCCATCCGCAACCGTTAATCGATGTGCACCCACAACTGGTACCACCCAGCAGTCACTATATGCCTCAGCTGTTGCTGACAAACCTCAACTAACTCAACAGACAGCCGCGCCAGCAGTTTCTTCCGCCACCACCACTACTGCCACATCTGACCATTCGACGCCGGCTGCAGCAGCTTATGCCTCCTATTACTATGGTGCTCCCCAAAGTGCTACTGGAAGTACTCAAGGAGCTGGGAAGTACGATGCAGCGATGGCTGCTGCACAACAGTTTAACGCGTGGCAACAACAGCAGCAACCTTCGGCTGTGTCTGGTAGTGTATCCAGCAGCGTCCCAAGTGCTCCAACCGCAACAGTAACACCACAGACACCAGCCGCAAATCCTTATGCAAGCTATTACCCTGGGTATTCTACTTATCCATCTGGGTATGGTACTATCCCAGTTGGCGGTGCTCCTCCAGGTGGGGTCCCAACTGCTGCCGCTCCGCCAGCAATGAGTCAATATTACACCGGTTATCGCTAA